CAAAATCATGGATATTCTGCGAAAGAGAAATTTCGGAAATAGATGATTTTGTATTTAAAAACTGGAAAGAAAGATTGTTTTTTGAACGATTAGAACGCAAGTCAAAATTTATCTACGATTTGCTCGAAGAAACAAATCAGGATTGGGAAGCAGTTTTGTTTTGCTTACTAGCAAAGAATTTTGGATTAAATACTAATGGGAATTCTTTTTTGCAAATCGCTAAAGCCATTCCGTTTTCGGTTATTCGAAAAGAAAGTTTTGAAGTAGAAAACCTCGAAGCATTACTTTTAGGAACCGCCGGTTTATTAGATAAAGATGGCGAAGATGTTTATTTTACAGATTTAAAACTGAGATATTTTTATCTTCTGCATAAATATCAGTTTAAAAAATGCCATATCGATTTTATTCAGTTTTTTAAGCATCGTCCGGATAATTTTCCGACGATTCGACTTTCGCAATTGGCAAATTTGTATACAAAACATCAAAATTTATTTTCGAAACTAATAAATCTAAAAGCGGTTAAAGACGTCTATGATTTGCTTGGTGTTTCTGCAAGTTTGTATTGGCAAAGCCATTATCAGTTTGATAAGGAAAGTCCAAAGAAGGCAAAACATTTATCGAAAGCATTCCTGGATTTAGTAATTATAAATACCATAATTCCGCTTCAATTTGCTTATTTCACAACAATGGGTGAAACAATTTCCGAGGATTTAATTGAGTTTATGAATGAAGTTGCGCCAGAGAATAATGCTATTATAAGTAAGTTTAATTCTTTTGGAATCGTTTCTAAAAATGCTTTTGAAACTCAAACCTTATTAGAACTTAAGAATGAATATTGTAATAAAAAAGCGTGCTTAAAATGTGCATTAGGAATGGAGTTATTGAAAAACAATTAGCTAATTGGAGGAATTAGATAATTAGAAAATGTGATAATTAGATAATTTTGTACTTTTGCTATTCTGAGCGAAGTCGAAGGATAAATTTAAAATATATAATTAACTATGTCAGCTATTTTAAGACTAAAATTTTTTTTCGAGAAATATGGATTTCATGTTTCTTCCAGATTGGCAGACAAACTAGGAATGCGTGTAACAAGCGTTAGATTATTCTTTATTTATATTTCGTTTGTAACGGCCGGTTTAGGTTTTGGAGTCTATTTGACACTTGCATTTTGGATTCGGCTAAAAGATTTAGTTCGTGCAAAAAGAACATCAGTTTTTGATTTATAGATAAAAAAAACTCCATCAGCCGCGGCTGATGGAGTTTTTTTTATGAAGTAATACTGGTTTTGCTTATTCGGCAGTATCAGTATTTGTTTGATTAAGTTTTGCTCTCTTTTTACTGTATCCAAAGTAAACAAGAATACCAATCGCTAACCATCCAAGTGAAAGCAATTGCGCGTCTAAACTTAAATTGATCATTAGATAAGTATTGATTGCAATTCCGCAAACCGCAATTACTGGCAAAGCAGGAACTTTAAAAGTTCTGGTTAAATGAGGTTGTTTTACTCTTAAAATCCAAACAGCAATACAAACCATTGTAAAGGCAAACAAAGTACCAAAACTTGTCATATCTGCTAATCTGTTAATTGGAGTAAAAGCAGCAACTACAGCAATAATACCACCTAAAATCATTAAGTT
This genomic window from Flavobacterium sp. 9 contains:
- a CDS encoding PspC family transcriptional regulator, which encodes MSAILRLKFFFEKYGFHVSSRLADKLGMRVTSVRLFFIYISFVTAGLGFGVYLTLAFWIRLKDLVRAKRTSVFDL
- a CDS encoding DUF2851 family protein, translated to MKEDFLHYLWKFKKFETLNLRTTQNESVTIIKTGDYLELSGPDFFNAQIVIGDQKWAGNIEIHIKSSDWYVHHHEKDIAYENVVLHVVWEHDAEIFRENNIEIPVLVLKDYVSSDIVSSYKSLLVPKSWIFCEREISEIDDFVFKNWKERLFFERLERKSKFIYDLLEETNQDWEAVLFCLLAKNFGLNTNGNSFLQIAKAIPFSVIRKESFEVENLEALLLGTAGLLDKDGEDVYFTDLKLRYFYLLHKYQFKKCHIDFIQFFKHRPDNFPTIRLSQLANLYTKHQNLFSKLINLKAVKDVYDLLGVSASLYWQSHYQFDKESPKKAKHLSKAFLDLVIINTIIPLQFAYFTTMGETISEDLIEFMNEVAPENNAIISKFNSFGIVSKNAFETQTLLELKNEYCNKKACLKCALGMELLKNN